DNA from Acetobacter aceti NBRC 14818:
GCTATTGTATTTGCTACGATTGTGATGAGTTTAAAAACTTTCAAGAGATTTGATCTTATTTGAATAATCTTTCATTGCTCTATATTAAGAAATATCCAACCATCTATAGCAGATAACGCACTCAGCAGGACTTCTTCCTGTAAAGCCAAGCATAAAGCGATGGCAGAACCAGCAATGTCAGCATCGTGCAGGACACAAGCCCACCGATGACAACCGTCGCCAGCGGCTTTTCAACCTCCGCGCCTTCGCTCATGGAGAACGCCATGGGGAAGAAGCCCAGGCAGGCGACAGTCGCCGTGGCCATGACGGGCCGGAAGCGTTCGCGAACAGCCTCGATCGCAGCGTCAAAAGGAAGGAAGCCTTCCTTTCTCAGATCGTGAATGTAGGACACCAGCACGAGACCGTTCATGGTGGCCACACCAAACAAAGCGATAAAGCCGATACCGGCCGAAATGCTGAACGGCATGCCGCGGAAGTAGAGTGCGAGAATACCGCCCGTTGCGGCGAACGGCAGATTGACGAACACAAGCGCCGCCAGTCCCAGTTGCCCAAGCGCCATCATGAGCAGCAGGAAGATCAACCCCAGCATGATCGGCACGACAATTTCAAGACGGGCCACGGCTGTCTGAAGATTTCTGAACTGGCCATTCCATTCCAGACGATAACCCGGAGCGAGTTTGATGTTCTTCGCTACAGCGTCCTGAGCAGCCTTGACGAAAGAACTCAGGTCCCGCCCTCGCACATTGGCCTGCACCATGGTGCGGCGGAGCCCCTGATCGCGGCGTATCGTCGGCGGTCCATCTGTCAGCACGATATGCGCGACCTGAGAGAGATTGATAGTGCGGTCGTCGCGGGTGATGACGGGGAGGGCGCGGATATCATCGATATTTTCCCGAGCATCTTCCGCAAAACGGACCTCAGTCGGAATCAGCGCGTCATCGACGGAAACGGGTGGACCGAAATGACCGCCCAGCGCCTCCACCACGTCCATGACGGAGGACGTCTCCGTGTTGAGCCGTCCCGTCATGGTGCGATCAACGTCGATATGAAGATACGGGATGGTGCCGACATCCTGCGGCGCGACGTCGGCGGCACCGGGAACTCTGGCGACCACGTCGGAGACCTGCGTCGCCAGCTTCGACAGGACAGTCATGTCGGGACCATAGATGCCGATCGCAATCTGTGACCGCACGCCGGAAAGCAGGTCGTCCATGCGCATCTGGATCGGCTGGCTCCAGTTGAACAGGGAGCCGGGATTGTTCTTCTGCAATGCGTCGTTGAAAGCCTTGACCAGACCTTCCTGCGTGCTGGCGGTTTTCCATTCGGAATGAGGCTTGAGCAGCACATAGGTGTCGCTCTGCTCTCCACCCTGTGGATCGGTCGGGATAGCCGACGTGCCGGTATTGCTGACAACCGTGCGCACGTCCGGGAAGGAACGGAGTGTCCTCTCAATGGCTTGCACCGCCTTTAACGACGCATCAAGGGAAATGCCGGGAAGACGTGTGGAGGTGACGACCAGATCACCTTCCTGAAGCTGGGGGATGAACTCGCCGCCCAGACGGCTGGCAACAAACACGGAGAGAATCAGGAAAATGACCGCCACGGACATGACCTGTTTCGTATGCGTCATGCAGTAGCGGGAGGCAGGCTGGAAAAGACGCCACATGAAGGCGATGAAGCGGGTGTGATGATCTTCGTGCTTATCCTGCGCATGCTCATCGGGTTTCTTGCCGCGTCCGAGAAAAATACAGAGAGCCGGAATGCAGACCAGCGAGTAAACAAGCGAGGCGATCAGCGCCAGAATGACCGTTTCCGCCATCGGGGTGAACATCCGGCCTTCGACGCACTGAAGCGTGAGGACTGGCAGATACACCATGGCGATGATGAGCACGGCGAAGGTGACCGGGCGGATGACGGAGCGCACGGTGGACAGGATGGTGGTCGGGAGTGGCGTGTCGTAACGGCGGCGGTGCAGCACGTTCTCGACAATGACGAGCGAACTGTCGACGACCATGCCGAAGTCGATCGCGCCGAGGGAGAGCAGGTTGGCGGAGATGCCCAGATGCCGCATGCCGACCATGGCCGCGACAAGCGAGAAGGGGATCACGGAGATGATGACGAGAGAGGCCCGCCAGTCACCGATCACCAGCAGCAGGACCACCAGAACCAGAATGGCGCCGAGTGAGAGGTTTTCCCTGACCGTATCGACGGTTTTTTCAGTCAGGCTTTCCCGTCCGTAATAGGGTTCCAATGTGACGCCAATGGGCAGAGACGCCTGAATTTTCGGCAGTTCGGTTTTCAGATCGCTCAATGTCGCCCGCGCGCTCGCGCCTTCCCGCAGAAGCACGACGGCGCTGACAATCTCGCCCTGTCCGTCTCGGGTGACGCCGCCCATGCGCGGACGGCTGCCTTTCCGCACGATGCCGATGTCGCGCAGATGAACGACTTCACCATTCGGACCGCTGCGGACCTGCACTTCACCCAGTTCCGCGAGATCGTCGATCAGCGAACGGCCGACAATGATGTGCTGCTCGTCATTATGCTCGATCCATGCACCGCCCGCTGCTTCATTGCCGGTATCGATGGCGTCGAAAGCATCCGACACAGACACGCCGTAACGTCGCATGGCCATTGGATTGAGCGCGACTTCATAGGTCTCGGAAGCGCCGCCGTTGATGTTGACATCCACCACGCCGGGAACGAGGCGCAGGCGCGGCACGACGTTCCAGACCATTAGCCGGTTCAGGTCTTCAAGCGACTGGTCCCGACCCCGAATCTGTAGGTGGAGGATCTCGCCCATGCCGGTGGACATCGGCCCCATGTCGATGGACAGACCATGGACGGACACGCTGTCGCGGGCTTCAGGCAGGCGCTGCGAGACCAGTTCACGGGCGCGGTAGATGTCGGTGGAATCGTCGAACTGGAGATAGAGAACGGCCACGCCGGTGCGCGATACGGAGCGCATGCTGGTCAGGCCGACGACGCCGGACAGGGCTTTCTCCACAGGCGAGGTGACGAGTTTTTCAACCTCCTCCGTCGGCAGGCCGGGCGCTTGCACGGATACCAGCACCTGACGCGGCGAGATATCCGGAACCGGTTCCACCGGCAGACTCCTGATGTCTGCCAGTCCGGCCACCATAAGAAGTGTGACGATACAGAAAAGGAAAAGGCGCTTTTCGATCAGCCAGTGCAGAAGCTTCATAAGGTCAGCCGTTGGCCTCGGCGGAAGGAGCAAGGATGGCCTGTGATTTCAGGGTGAAGCTGCCCTGTGTCACCACGGTTTCGCCACCCTGCAGGCCTGCGGTGATGATGGTCTGTCCTTCAAGAGAGGGACCGGTCTTCACGATGCGCAAACTGTAGCGATGGGGAGCTGTCAGCACGAAAACGCAGGGCGATCCCGCAAAGGTCTGAAGAGCCGTGCTCGGGATCAGAACGCCTTCGACCTTGTCGGAGGAGAACAGACGCGTTTTTACCAGCATGCCGGGGCGCAACTGCTGCTGCGGATTTTCAACAAGGCTGCGGGCGAGAATGTGCTGGGTTTTTGTATCGACGTGGCCTTCGATGACGTCAATGCGTGACGAAAGAGGGGCTTCGCCGGGTGAAAGCCATGTGAGTTGGCGGTCGCCGGGGCGGATACGGGGCGCTGCCTCCTCATCGACCTGTGAGACGATCCAGACGTGAGACAGGTTTTCGATTTCCACCGGCGCGACACCGCTGGCAGTCATTTCCTGCCCGGTGGCGACATTGATGCTCGTGACAATGCCGCTGATTGGAGACACGACGACTGATTTCCCTTCATCGGGATGTTCCATACTGGACTGATAGCGTCGGAGATGTTCGGCCATACTCCGAAGTGCGGCTTCCCGGCCATGCACGAGCGCATCCGCCTCCCGCAAGGCAGCGCCCCGTCGCTCCAGTTCTCCTACCGAAACCGCGCCCCCCTTCAGGGTGCGGGCGCGATCATAAAGCTGACGGGCATTTTCACGTCTGGCGCGGGCTTCCTGTAGGGCGGCCTCCGCGGACAGGCGCTGTTGCGTGTCGTCGTTCAGCGTAAAGTTCTCATAAGTGAGCAGGGGCTGGCCCTTGGTCACCATCTGTCCGGCGACCACCGCCACATCAAGAACACGTCCGCTGCCGACGGGGCGGATATGCGCCACCTTCCGGGCGTCGGCGACGATATAGGCTGGAACATCCATGTGATGCGGCAGGGCTCCTGGATGGGCGACTGCCGTGTGGATATCCTCTGCGGCAAGCGCTTCATCGGAAATCGTGACTGTTGGGAGAGGCGGCGCGGCATGGGCGGAAGGCAGAAATGCGGAACTGGCGAGCAGGGTGCTGAGCAGAGCTGACACAAAAGAAGGCGAGAAAACCCTGTTCGTTTCGATCATGGAATATTTCCGCTCATAAGAATCATCCGGGCTATCGTGGCTCGCATGACAATGTCTGCCTGGGCATAGCGTTCAGCGGCTGTAAGAGCAGTTCGTCTGGCACGCAGATACTCGATCACCGGGATCTCGCCGACCTGCCATGCTTCGGCAAGATCTGCGGCGCGACGATCCGAGTGGACGCGTAACTGACGTGCATGTTGAAGAATCTGGGTGGAGGTCGTCAACTGGTTATGCAACTGGCGATATTCGGCCTTGATCTGGCGATGCGCCTGCGTGACGTCGCGCTCCGCCCGACCGACAGCCTGGACCTCTTTCATGACCATGGGAACATTTCTGGCTTCGCTTGGCAGCGGCACCTGAAATTCAACGCCGATTTGTGTGTCCCAAGGGCTCTGATACTGTTCCTGTCGGCTGAGAATGACCCCAAGCGACGGGTTGGGCATGTAGGAGTGGCGGGCGACGGAATAGGAAGCCTGCGCCTGTTTCAGGGCGGATTCCGCAAGCTGAACACGGGGATCATGCTCGGGGTCGAGTTGCGAGCCGACTGGCCCCAGCCCCCGGCCGTCAATGCCGGAAAGATCGGGAAGGGTGTCTGTGCCTGTCAGGGATTCCAGTTCAGCGCGAATATTCTCAAGCCTTTGTCGGGATTCCGCCAGCGTACCGTCCACGTCTTCCTTTTCGGTGACCGTTGCCTCGTAATCCGTGTTGGAGACTTCTCCTGCATGAAGGGCGCGCTCAACATCCGACATGGTCCTGCCGAGCACGTCGCTGACGATTTCCTGATTGCTGATTCGGGCGCTGAGGACCGCGCCTTCGCTGGCAAGATCAAGAACATGCACGGCGACAGTCAGCTTCTGCACCTGCTGCTGGTGTGCGGCGACTTTCTCATCGGCAAGCGCCGCCTCTTCCGTGGCCGACCCCTGTCCCGGCAGCCAGAGAGGCACGCTGATCTGTCCCTGATAGGTTGTGTAGCCTACATGGCTGCCGATGAAATGATCATCCATGTAGAGGCCGGAGACGGTCGGCCCGTCAGGGAACCATGAGCGTGCGGCCGAGGCGCGCTTGCGCGCCGACAGGGCGTCCGTCGAGATGGATTTACGGGACGGGTCCATTGTCCAGGCCGACTGGATGGCTTCACGCAGGGTTTCTGCGTGCGCAGGGACACCCGAGGCAAGAAACAGTCCGCATATCGTCGCTGTTCGAACGCGAGGGACGCGGATCAGCGAGAGACAAAACGAAAGACGCGTGACACACTCTGGAAACAAAAAAGTCCCTCACAGAACAGCAAAGATACTGAAACAGGTATAGGATGCAGCCAGTTACGACGGAACGGTTAAAAAGATTAAAAATATTTTATAGAAACAGGGTGAACATTACGCAATCAATATAAAAAGGCAATCAGAACACGCTGTCCATATATATGTTTTGACGGTCCTGAGCGCCGCGACCGATCCGGTTGGGTCCTGGCTTCATGTCTGGGAAATGCTGACGGGAAGAGAAGTATCTTGGGCAGTTTTTCTGATACCTCTGCCTCAGTAAACAGATGTTAAAAGTGTCTGTTGTCAGAGTGGAGGAAGCAGCAGAACGCGGTTCAGGCTTTCCAGTCTTGAGAAAAGCTCTGCCCACACCGTGAAGAATTTCCGCTCTGAAAGACCGCGTTCCTGCATGATGGCGGCAATATCTCCCACAGTCCGCGCACCATCAATCAGAGGGAGAATGCTGCGTGCCTGAGTGGGCAGCGGAACCGGAACCGTCAGGGTGCCGAATGCAAAAGGTAGAGTGCTGTTGGGAAGAATCTGTTTTGCCAGCTCATCCCCCGGTATTTCCCGCATGACAGGCACAGTCGTCGGATCACAGCAGTCTGGCGGCATGGGGCGCGATCCGTTCCGCACGACATAGGCCACATGCGTCGCCATATTACCGGTCAGGGATTCCGCGACCTCGGCCTTTTCCCGCCATGACAGGTTCTCCACGCGGGCACGCAACTTCGGATCCGGCAGAAACAGCGCGGGATCGTAACGGGCAGGTTCCATCAGGCAGGATGGTTCAAGACCGGCTTCCGTCAGCAGATCAAGAAACGCGCCGATCGTATAGGCGCGGTCGCGGGGATTGAGCAGCAGATCGTAAAGTCCGGCGTCACCACCGGTCAGATGATCACCGAAATTGCCGTTCTGCCGCAGCCATGCCGTGGCGGGAAGTGTGCGCATGACCCGCTTGGCGATATCGAGCCGTGTCGAGGGTGATTCAGAAAAGGGCGTGAGATGTTCAAGTGCTTCCTGAATCATATACACGCCGGTCCGGCCATAGGGCGCATAGACCATCAGTCCCATGCCGCCGCCGGGAAGGAGCGCTTGCTCAAGGACTTTCAGCGTTTCCAGTGGGGCAGGCAGGTGATGCAGAACACCGCAGCAGTCGATGTAATCAAACTGGCCCGGCAGCGTTTCCGGATCGGTGAGGGAGCCCTGAATGAAGCTGATATTGCTCAGGTTGCGGGCTTCCGCGCGAGATTTTGCAATCTTTAGCGCATGTTCGGACCGGTCCACGCAGACAACTTCGCCTGGACGATTGCTGCGGGCCATCTGTGTGGCGAGCATGATCGCGCCATCCCCGGTGCCGCATCCGGCGACAAGAGCGCGCAAGGGCTGCGAGCGGGAACGACGGGCGCCAAAAACCCAGTAATCGATTTCCCGCAGATGACTGGGGCTGCCGATCAGGAGCCGCTTTGTCTCCTCGCGTGGGTCTCGTTCTGGGTAAGGATAGGCCTCATACTGGGCGGCAAGTTCCGTATCACGGGCATCGGTGCTGGTCATGATGAAGTCTCCTGAGACACGGATTGTCGGGTCAATGTGAGGAAGGCGAGAGAGCAGGCCCCAGCCTGTCGAGCATGGCGGCCATATCCGGCGACTGCGCTGTGAGAACGGTCTGGATGCCCGCTTTGCGCAGTTCTTTCATCGTGTTTTGTGAAATCGCAATGGCCCGCAGAGAGCCTGCGGCACAGCCCGTCTGGGCAAGGGCAGCGCAGAAAGCCCGTGCACTGGCGGCGGAAAACACCATGACCGTTTCAATCTGCCCGTCGCGCAGGGCTGAAAGTGCATCAGGTGGCAATGTTGTTGCTGGTGCGGTGGTGTAGGCGACCCGACGACGGATACGAAATCCGCTGGTCCGGAGCGTTCCGGCAAGCTCAACGCCCTGATGCTCGCCAGACAACAGCAGAAGAGGGCCGGATGCGGGAGAAAGTCGTTCTGTAACGAGTTCCGCCAGTTTCGCGGCATTGCCGCTGGCGCTGAGAACGGTCTGGAAGCCCTGCTTTTTCACGCGCTCCGCTGTGGCGTCGCCCACGGCATACACCGGAATGTCGTGGGGCACAGCGGAGGAAAGAGCAGGAATCGACTGGCTGCTGGTGATGAGCACACCGGCAATCCCTCTCTGGGCGGGGAGTGTGCGGGGGGCGATCACGAGCGACTCCATCCCCCAGCAATGCCAGCCAAGCTGCTCCAGTATTTCGCGTGTCTCGGTCAGACCGGGTTCAGGACGTACCACAAGGACGCCGCGAGGGAGAGGCGTGTCCCTGTTCATGTCAGTGGAGTCAGTCCGTGAAGATCGACGCGGGGCTGTCCGCACGGAGACTGCGACCGAGTTCATGACCCATCCGCTCCGCATCCGACGCCTGACCGACAATATCGCGACGCAGCAGGAACGTGCCGTCTTCGGAAGCGACCAGTCCGGTGAGATGCAGTTCGCTCTTGGCTCCGATTGAAGGCGAGAGCAGGCGGGCATAACCACCGATTGGTGTGCGGCAGGAACCATCCAGTTCGGCCAGCAGGGCGCGTTCGGCGGTCGAAACCGCGCGGGCTTCATAGTCTTCAATGGCCGAAAGCAGTTCGCGCAGCTCAATATCGCTTTCACGAACCGTGACGCCGACAATTCCCTGTCCGGCTGACGGCACCATGACGGAGGGTTCCAGCACGATGGAAGCGCGGTCTTCCATGCCGAGACGACGCAGCCCGGCGAGAGCCAGCAGTGTCGCATCGCACTGACGGGCCGCCAGCTTGTCGAGGCGTGTCTGCACATTGCCACGCAGCAGACCGAATCGCAGATCCGGGCGCACATGCAGCATTTGCGCCTGACGGCGGACGGAGGCGCAGCCGACCAGTGCGCCTTCAGGCAGAGCGGAATAGGGGTCGTCCGGGTCGTTGCCGGGCGTAAAGCCGGGGCGCAGGATCAGGGCGTCACGGGCGTCCTCGCGGCGCATGGTGCAGGCCAGCACAAGGCCGGGTGGCAGGGTAGTCTCAAGATCCTTGAGGCTGTGCACGGCGAAGTCGATCCGACCGTCCAGCAGCGCCTCATGGATTTCCTTGGCGAACAGTCCCTTGCCGCCAATTTCGGCCAGAGCGCGATTCTGGACCTGATCACCTGTCGTGTTGATCAGGTGCTCCTGAAACGCGTTCATGTCGCGCAGGACGGGACAGAATCGCGTCAGGCGTGTCAGGAACGCGCGCGTCTGCCACAATGCGAGCGGCGACCCACGCGTGCCGACACGCAGCGGAAGCTGCCGCCGATGTTGCGGGGGCGCTGCCTTCTGGCGAGCGGCTGCCTCGGCTGCAATTTTCTGCAGGGTCGGCGACGGGGACGTTTGTGATGGCTGTGCGGAGACCATTGGGCGTGTTTATTACCAGCACCGGATGAAGGAAAGGTGACGTGACGCCAGACAGGACCGACAGAAACGCTTCCGATGGACAGGCTCTATATCCCAGAGGGCCAATTCTTGCCATCGAGTCGTCATGCGATGAGACCGCGTGTGCCATTCTCTCACCGGAGGGTGAGGTGCTGGCGGAGAAGGTGATTTCGCAGGAGGCGCACGCCGCTTTCGGGGGGGTAGTGCCCGAGATCGCGGCCCGCGCGCATCTGGCGCTTTTGCCCGATCTGGCGCGGAAAACCGTGCAGGCGTCAGGCCTCGCCCTGCATGATCTGGGAGCCATCGCCGCGAGCACCGGACCCGGCCTGATCGGGGGGCTGATCGTC
Protein-coding regions in this window:
- a CDS encoding efflux RND transporter permease subunit, giving the protein MKLLHWLIEKRLFLFCIVTLLMVAGLADIRSLPVEPVPDISPRQVLVSVQAPGLPTEEVEKLVTSPVEKALSGVVGLTSMRSVSRTGVAVLYLQFDDSTDIYRARELVSQRLPEARDSVSVHGLSIDMGPMSTGMGEILHLQIRGRDQSLEDLNRLMVWNVVPRLRLVPGVVDVNINGGASETYEVALNPMAMRRYGVSVSDAFDAIDTGNEAAGGAWIEHNDEQHIIVGRSLIDDLAELGEVQVRSGPNGEVVHLRDIGIVRKGSRPRMGGVTRDGQGEIVSAVVLLREGASARATLSDLKTELPKIQASLPIGVTLEPYYGRESLTEKTVDTVRENLSLGAILVLVVLLLVIGDWRASLVIISVIPFSLVAAMVGMRHLGISANLLSLGAIDFGMVVDSSLVIVENVLHRRRYDTPLPTTILSTVRSVIRPVTFAVLIIAMVYLPVLTLQCVEGRMFTPMAETVILALIASLVYSLVCIPALCIFLGRGKKPDEHAQDKHEDHHTRFIAFMWRLFQPASRYCMTHTKQVMSVAVIFLILSVFVASRLGGEFIPQLQEGDLVVTSTRLPGISLDASLKAVQAIERTLRSFPDVRTVVSNTGTSAIPTDPQGGEQSDTYVLLKPHSEWKTASTQEGLVKAFNDALQKNNPGSLFNWSQPIQMRMDDLLSGVRSQIAIGIYGPDMTVLSKLATQVSDVVARVPGAADVAPQDVGTIPYLHIDVDRTMTGRLNTETSSVMDVVEALGGHFGPPVSVDDALIPTEVRFAEDARENIDDIRALPVITRDDRTINLSQVAHIVLTDGPPTIRRDQGLRRTMVQANVRGRDLSSFVKAAQDAVAKNIKLAPGYRLEWNGQFRNLQTAVARLEIVVPIMLGLIFLLLMMALGQLGLAALVFVNLPFAATGGILALYFRGMPFSISAGIGFIALFGVATMNGLVLVSYIHDLRKEGFLPFDAAIEAVRERFRPVMATATVACLGFFPMAFSMSEGAEVEKPLATVVIGGLVSCTMLTLLVLPSLYAWLYRKKSC
- a CDS encoding efflux RND transporter periplasmic adaptor subunit; protein product: MIETNRVFSPSFVSALLSTLLASSAFLPSAHAAPPLPTVTISDEALAAEDIHTAVAHPGALPHHMDVPAYIVADARKVAHIRPVGSGRVLDVAVVAGQMVTKGQPLLTYENFTLNDDTQQRLSAEAALQEARARRENARQLYDRARTLKGGAVSVGELERRGAALREADALVHGREAALRSMAEHLRRYQSSMEHPDEGKSVVVSPISGIVTSINVATGQEMTASGVAPVEIENLSHVWIVSQVDEEAAPRIRPGDRQLTWLSPGEAPLSSRIDVIEGHVDTKTQHILARSLVENPQQQLRPGMLVKTRLFSSDKVEGVLIPSTALQTFAGSPCVFVLTAPHRYSLRIVKTGPSLEGQTIITAGLQGGETVVTQGSFTLKSQAILAPSAEANG
- a CDS encoding TolC family protein → MDPSRKSISTDALSARKRASAARSWFPDGPTVSGLYMDDHFIGSHVGYTTYQGQISVPLWLPGQGSATEEAALADEKVAAHQQQVQKLTVAVHVLDLASEGAVLSARISNQEIVSDVLGRTMSDVERALHAGEVSNTDYEATVTEKEDVDGTLAESRQRLENIRAELESLTGTDTLPDLSGIDGRGLGPVGSQLDPEHDPRVQLAESALKQAQASYSVARHSYMPNPSLGVILSRQEQYQSPWDTQIGVEFQVPLPSEARNVPMVMKEVQAVGRAERDVTQAHRQIKAEYRQLHNQLTTSTQILQHARQLRVHSDRRAADLAEAWQVGEIPVIEYLRARRTALTAAERYAQADIVMRATIARMILMSGNIP
- a CDS encoding class I SAM-dependent methyltransferase; this translates as MTSTDARDTELAAQYEAYPYPERDPREETKRLLIGSPSHLREIDYWVFGARRSRSQPLRALVAGCGTGDGAIMLATQMARSNRPGEVVCVDRSEHALKIAKSRAEARNLSNISFIQGSLTDPETLPGQFDYIDCCGVLHHLPAPLETLKVLEQALLPGGGMGLMVYAPYGRTGVYMIQEALEHLTPFSESPSTRLDIAKRVMRTLPATAWLRQNGNFGDHLTGGDAGLYDLLLNPRDRAYTIGAFLDLLTEAGLEPSCLMEPARYDPALFLPDPKLRARVENLSWREKAEVAESLTGNMATHVAYVVRNGSRPMPPDCCDPTTVPVMREIPGDELAKQILPNSTLPFAFGTLTVPVPLPTQARSILPLIDGARTVGDIAAIMQERGLSERKFFTVWAELFSRLESLNRVLLLPPL
- a CDS encoding uroporphyrinogen-III synthase, with the protein product MNSVAVSVRTAPRRSSRTDSTDMNRDTPLPRGVLVVRPEPGLTETREILEQLGWHCWGMESLVIAPRTLPAQRGIAGVLITSSQSIPALSSAVPHDIPVYAVGDATAERVKKQGFQTVLSASGNAAKLAELVTERLSPASGPLLLLSGEHQGVELAGTLRTSGFRIRRRVAYTTAPATTLPPDALSALRDGQIETVMVFSAASARAFCAALAQTGCAAGSLRAIAISQNTMKELRKAGIQTVLTAQSPDMAAMLDRLGPALSPSSH
- the hemC gene encoding hydroxymethylbilane synthase is translated as MVSAQPSQTSPSPTLQKIAAEAAARQKAAPPQHRRQLPLRVGTRGSPLALWQTRAFLTRLTRFCPVLRDMNAFQEHLINTTGDQVQNRALAEIGGKGLFAKEIHEALLDGRIDFAVHSLKDLETTLPPGLVLACTMRREDARDALILRPGFTPGNDPDDPYSALPEGALVGCASVRRQAQMLHVRPDLRFGLLRGNVQTRLDKLAARQCDATLLALAGLRRLGMEDRASIVLEPSVMVPSAGQGIVGVTVRESDIELRELLSAIEDYEARAVSTAERALLAELDGSCRTPIGGYARLLSPSIGAKSELHLTGLVASEDGTFLLRRDIVGQASDAERMGHELGRSLRADSPASIFTD